From Nicotiana tabacum cultivar K326 chromosome 22, ASM71507v2, whole genome shotgun sequence, one genomic window encodes:
- the LOC142176721 gene encoding uncharacterized protein LOC142176721, translated as MLFQRECLLNNSMHNAAVANFLASESLRGLIREKEELTSQWDQLLAERDQTVGRLSELEAKVAEVVVLEACLQQSEQEVKTLSQEIAPLMVQFEEAKAKWVEVHSVVLAASNHKAASAKRLTNLEAALNSKIEELAVAG; from the exons ATGCTCTTTCAAAGAGAATGCTTGTTGAACAATTCCATGCACAACGCTGCAGTG GCTAATTTCCTTGCTTCCGAGAGCCTCCGGGGGTTGATTCGGGAAAAAGAAGAACTTACCTCCCAGtgggatcaacttttggccgaGCGGGACCAAACTGTTGGTCGCCTCTCAGAACTGGAAGCCAAAGTTGCCGAGGTTGTTGTGTTGGAGGCTtgtttgcagcaaagcgagcaagaagtgaaaacccttagccaagagattGCCCCACTAATGGTTCAATTTGAAGAGGCTAaggccaaatgggttgaagtccataGTGTTGTTCTTGCTGCATCCAATCACAAGGCTGCCTCCGCTAAGAGATTGACCAACCTGGAGGCAGCTTTGAACTCCAAAATTGAAGAGCTTGCTGTTGCGGGGTGA
- the LOC107774276 gene encoding auxin efflux carrier component 5 — MIEWEDIYKVVAAMTPLYVALILGYGSVKWWHMFKSEQCDAINRFNCFFIIPFFNFEFIANFDPYNVNGLFLTGDVISKALLIVILVLWANFYKKGNFSWSITTFSLSTLNNTLVVGVPLMKAMYGKLGVDLVIQAAVIQALLWLTSLLFALEFWKTKMNSNGNSVELSDLEGNNTPVRNMAFGPLIKAVSIKLAKNPNSYACFLGLVWALLANRWNFEMPSIIEGSFLIMSKAGSGVAMFSMGLFMALQGKIIACGTALTIYAMILRFVVGPATMALGCVVLGLHGNVLRVAIIQSALPQAITSFVYAQEYGLHADVLSTAVIVGTVISLPLLIAYYAVLDIMH; from the exons atgataGAGTGGGAAGATATATATAAGGTGGTGGCGGCCATGACGCCACTTTATGTCGCACTTATTTTAGGCTATGGTTCAGTAAAATGGTGGCATATGTTCAAGTCAGAACAATGTGATGCAATTAACAGATTCAATTGCTTCTTCATCATCCCATTTTTCAATTTTGAGTTCATAGCTAATTTCGATCCTTACAACGTCAACGGCCTCTTTTTAACCGGAGACGTAATTTCAAAAGCCTTACTGATCGTAATTCTCGTCTTATGGGCTAACTTTTACAAAAAAGGGAACTTTTCTTGGTCCATAACGACATTTTCTTTGTCCACTTTGAATAACACACTTGTTGTTGGTGTTCCAttgatgaaagccatgtatgGGAAATTAGGGGTTGATCTTGTAATTCAAGCAGCTGTTATTCAAGCTTTGTTATGGCTTACTTCATTGCTATTTGCACTTGAATTTTGGAAAACAAAGATGAATTCTAATGGTAATTCTGTTGAACTGAGTGATTTGGAAGGAAATAATACTCCAGTGAGGAATATGGCTTTTGGGCCTTTGATTAAGGCTGTTTCTATTAAACTTGCTAAGAATCCCAATTCTTATGCTTGCTTTCTTGGTCTCGTTTGGGCTCTTTTAGCTAACAG gtGGAATTTTGAAATGCCAAGCATCATAGAGGGATCCTTCTTGATCATGTCAAAGGCTGGTAGTGGTGTTGCAATGTTTAGCATGG GACTTTTCATGGCATTGCAAGGGAAAATAATTGCATGTGGAACAGCTTTGACAATATATGCAATGATTTTGAGGTTTGTTGTTGGGCCAGCAACAATGGCACTCGGTTGTGTTGTATTGGGCTTGCATGGAAATGTTTTACGTGTTGCTATTATCCAG tCAGCATTGCCCCAAGCAATCACTTCATTCGTTTATGCCCAAGAATATGGACTACATGCAGACGTACTCAGCACTGC GGTCATTGTTGGTACCGTTATTTCCTTACCGTTGTTAATAGCATATTATGCAGTTTTGGATATTATGCATTAA